Proteins co-encoded in one Ensifer sp. PDNC004 genomic window:
- a CDS encoding Lrp/AsnC family transcriptional regulator, protein MAPSKKPQVELDRFDLAILAILQKDNTTPQRQIGEAVNLSAPAVQRRIKRMEETGVIRANVALVDPVSVNQALTILVEVEVESEQIALLDAAKVAFTAAPEVQQCYYVTGDVDFMLVVIVPTMADYEAFTRRMFFGNANIKRFRTFVTMDPVKVGLSVPL, encoded by the coding sequence ATGGCCCCGTCGAAAAAGCCACAGGTCGAACTGGATCGCTTCGATCTTGCGATCCTCGCCATCCTGCAGAAGGACAATACGACGCCGCAGCGCCAGATCGGCGAGGCGGTCAATCTGTCGGCGCCCGCCGTGCAGCGGCGGATCAAGCGCATGGAGGAAACCGGCGTCATCCGCGCCAATGTCGCCCTGGTCGATCCGGTCAGCGTCAACCAGGCGCTGACGATCCTCGTCGAAGTGGAGGTCGAGAGCGAGCAGATCGCGCTGCTCGATGCGGCGAAAGTGGCCTTTACCGCAGCGCCCGAGGTGCAGCAATGCTACTACGTCACCGGCGACGTCGATTTCATGCTCGTCGTCATCGTGCCGACGATGGCCGATTACGAGGCCTTCACCCGTCGCATGTTCTTCGGCAACGCGAACATCAAGCGCTTCCGCACCTTCGTGACGATGGATCCGGTGAAGGTCGGGCTTTCGGTGCCGCTCTAG
- a CDS encoding S8 family serine peptidase → MKNRLFRMSLLSLCGLAAGAGDLSFGSSDGQSALRFAWVGQAQADDDDGGDDDDGGSGGGSSRSSSDRGSSGSWGGGGGNLLDLFRGTPERRVVRLRPSAHRATHVPGEIIALGLDEAAVQRLTESGFTVRAREPLGLSTTEIIKLGAPSGMALEDARQQVADATPGAIADLNHYFDPNEGAASPAPCADGGCALVRTAIGWPDASAACTAAGPIGLIDTAINPAHPSLMDVKLDIVRLAEEKAPESGRQHGTAVAALIAGRKDSRAPGLLGNAHLIAVDAFQRKGGESDIAETYDLVRAIDLLASRKVTVINMSLSGPHNLLLEKTVALVAERNIIQVAAAGNDGPRAKPVYPAAYPAMIAVTAVDRNFKPYRRAGRGDHIDVAALGTRVWTAASIEGAAPRTGTSFAAPFVTAAAAILRASHPDLSAAEVANLVTETTQDLGAPGKDPVFGWGVLNARELCRS, encoded by the coding sequence TTGAAAAACCGCCTGTTTCGAATGTCCCTCCTGTCGTTGTGCGGCCTGGCCGCGGGCGCGGGGGACCTCTCCTTTGGCAGCAGCGACGGCCAGTCGGCACTTCGCTTTGCCTGGGTCGGCCAGGCCCAGGCGGACGACGACGATGGGGGCGACGATGACGATGGCGGCAGTGGCGGCGGCTCGTCACGCAGCTCCAGCGATCGCGGCTCGAGCGGCAGCTGGGGCGGAGGCGGCGGCAACCTGCTTGATCTTTTCCGCGGAACGCCGGAGCGACGTGTCGTGCGCCTGCGTCCGTCGGCCCACCGGGCGACCCATGTGCCGGGCGAAATTATCGCGCTCGGCCTCGACGAGGCGGCCGTCCAGCGCCTGACGGAAAGCGGCTTTACGGTGCGCGCAAGAGAGCCGCTCGGGCTTTCGACGACAGAGATCATCAAGCTCGGCGCGCCCAGCGGCATGGCGCTCGAAGACGCACGCCAACAGGTCGCGGATGCGACGCCGGGAGCGATCGCCGATCTCAACCATTATTTCGACCCGAACGAAGGCGCCGCCTCACCGGCTCCCTGCGCCGACGGTGGTTGCGCGCTCGTTCGCACCGCCATCGGCTGGCCGGACGCCAGCGCGGCTTGCACGGCCGCCGGCCCGATCGGGCTGATCGACACGGCGATCAATCCCGCCCATCCCTCGCTCATGGACGTCAAGCTCGACATCGTCAGGCTGGCGGAAGAAAAGGCGCCGGAATCCGGCCGCCAGCACGGGACCGCGGTTGCCGCCCTCATCGCCGGACGGAAGGACAGCCGCGCGCCGGGGCTGCTCGGCAATGCCCATCTGATCGCCGTCGACGCCTTCCAGCGCAAGGGCGGCGAAAGCGATATCGCCGAGACCTACGATCTCGTGCGTGCCATCGACCTCCTGGCCTCGCGCAAGGTCACGGTCATCAACATGAGCCTCTCCGGGCCGCACAACCTGCTGCTCGAAAAGACCGTCGCGCTCGTGGCCGAGCGGAACATCATCCAGGTGGCTGCGGCCGGCAATGACGGCCCGAGGGCAAAGCCCGTCTATCCTGCCGCCTATCCGGCGATGATCGCGGTCACCGCCGTCGACCGCAACTTCAAGCCCTATCGCCGCGCCGGGCGGGGCGACCATATCGATGTCGCGGCACTCGGCACCCGTGTCTGGACGGCGGCGTCGATCGAAGGCGCAGCGCCACGAACCGGCACCTCCTTTGCCGCCCCCTTCGTCACGGCTGCCGCCGCCATCCTGCGGGCATCGCATCCTGATCTCTCGGCGGCAGAAGTCGCAAATCTCGTCACCGAGACGACGCAGGATCTTGGTGCACCGGGCAAGGATCCTGTATTTGGCTGGGGCGTTCTCAACGCCCGCGAGCTCTGCCGCTCGTAG
- a CDS encoding glycerate kinase — protein MSLTILVAPSGFKESLSAEEAADCIEKGVLRACPNAEVLKVPMVDGGEGFTKALVAITGGSLHELDVTGPLGEPVASHFGFLGGQSERTAIIEMAAAAGLRLVPRDRRNPCITTSYGVGELIRAALDAGARRILLGCGDSGINDGGAGMAAALGVKLLDSDGNPLAPGGAALASLASIDMSGRDPRLAEVRIDAAVNWHNVLLGERGVARVFGPQKGATPEQVELLAAAMETYAAAIQATTGIAVGDAPGAGASGGLGAAVMGLLGGALHPRYDIVMRYLDLDSMIGRADLVITAEGSLDGQTPFGKVPAEVGHRAKDAGRPVIALAGTIGKGVTLNFDHGIDAFASILKAPCTLDDAINAAPKLLVRAAEDAVRMVRVGMLLNERGLAA, from the coding sequence ATGTCACTTACCATTCTGGTTGCACCGTCCGGTTTCAAGGAAAGCCTGTCGGCGGAAGAAGCTGCCGATTGCATCGAGAAGGGCGTGCTGCGCGCCTGCCCGAATGCCGAGGTTCTCAAGGTGCCCATGGTTGACGGCGGTGAAGGTTTCACCAAGGCGCTCGTCGCGATTACCGGCGGCAGCCTGCATGAACTTGATGTCACCGGTCCGCTCGGCGAGCCCGTCGCCTCACATTTCGGTTTCCTCGGTGGTCAGTCCGAACGCACGGCCATCATCGAAATGGCGGCGGCCGCCGGTCTGCGGCTGGTGCCGCGCGACCGCCGCAACCCCTGCATCACCACCAGCTACGGTGTCGGGGAGCTCATCCGGGCGGCGCTCGACGCCGGTGCCCGCCGTATCCTGCTGGGCTGCGGCGACAGCGGCATCAACGATGGCGGCGCCGGCATGGCCGCGGCCTTGGGCGTGAAGCTGCTCGACAGCGATGGCAATCCGCTCGCGCCCGGCGGTGCGGCGCTTGCCTCGCTGGCAAGCATCGATATGTCCGGTCGCGATCCGCGTCTTGCCGAGGTTCGCATCGACGCGGCCGTCAACTGGCACAATGTGCTGCTCGGCGAACGCGGCGTCGCCCGCGTCTTCGGGCCGCAGAAGGGCGCGACGCCGGAGCAGGTGGAACTGCTCGCGGCAGCGATGGAGACCTATGCCGCGGCCATTCAGGCGACGACCGGCATTGCGGTCGGCGACGCACCGGGAGCAGGCGCGTCCGGCGGCCTCGGCGCGGCGGTCATGGGGCTGCTCGGCGGCGCACTGCATCCGCGCTACGACATCGTCATGCGCTATCTCGATCTCGATAGCATGATCGGCAGGGCCGACCTGGTGATCACCGCAGAGGGCAGCCTCGACGGGCAGACGCCGTTCGGCAAGGTGCCGGCCGAGGTCGGCCATAGGGCCAAGGACGCAGGGCGCCCGGTCATCGCGCTCGCCGGCACCATCGGCAAGGGCGTGACCCTCAACTTCGACCACGGCATCGATGCCTTCGCCTCAATCCTGAAGGCGCCGTGCACCCTCGACGACGCCATCAATGCAGCGCCGAAACTGCTGGTGCGTGCGGCGGAAGATGCCGTGCGCATGGTGCGCGTCGGCATGCTCCTGAACGAGCGTGGACTGGCTGCCTGA
- a CDS encoding M20 aminoacylase family protein, with protein MTAWRRDLHAHPEFGFEEQRTSSFVAAKLREFGLDEVVEGVGGTGVVGRLKRGSGNRAVALRADMDALRIPEQGELPYRSTKPGTMHACGHDGHTAMLLGAAKMLAEDGGFDGTACFIFQPAEEWGKGALAMLDDGLMERFPFDEIYGLHNMPGLPVGRFETRVGAIMSAEDNFEIVLRGVGGHAARPHWGNETLVAACATVVNLQTIVSRRLSPTDIGVVSVTELLTDGTRNALPGLARILGDARSFRPEVSAKIEAEMRVIAKGTADAYGCAVEVNYTREFVPLINDAALTGHAFAAAETVFGAANVATAAEPMTGSEDFARFLEHVPGCFVFIGNGEASAPLHNPRYDFNDDALIFGARYHAEIVRQRLAPAESRP; from the coding sequence ATGACTGCCTGGCGTCGCGACCTGCACGCGCATCCGGAATTCGGCTTCGAGGAACAGCGTACCTCATCCTTCGTCGCGGCCAAGCTCCGGGAGTTCGGGCTCGACGAGGTGGTGGAGGGGGTCGGAGGCACCGGTGTCGTTGGCCGCTTGAAACGCGGCAGCGGCAACCGCGCCGTAGCACTTCGGGCCGACATGGATGCGCTCAGGATACCGGAGCAGGGAGAACTGCCCTATCGCTCGACGAAGCCCGGCACCATGCATGCCTGTGGCCATGACGGTCACACGGCCATGCTGCTCGGCGCAGCCAAGATGCTCGCCGAAGATGGCGGCTTCGACGGCACTGCCTGTTTCATTTTCCAGCCGGCCGAGGAGTGGGGCAAGGGCGCGCTCGCGATGCTCGATGACGGGCTGATGGAACGCTTCCCCTTCGACGAGATCTACGGCCTCCACAACATGCCGGGGCTGCCCGTCGGCCGTTTCGAGACCCGCGTCGGCGCGATCATGTCGGCGGAGGACAATTTCGAGATCGTGCTTAGGGGCGTCGGCGGGCACGCGGCGCGGCCGCACTGGGGCAATGAGACGTTGGTTGCCGCCTGCGCCACCGTCGTCAATCTGCAGACGATCGTCTCGCGCCGCCTGTCGCCGACGGATATCGGCGTTGTCTCTGTCACCGAGCTTTTGACCGATGGCACGCGCAACGCGCTGCCCGGTCTCGCCCGCATCCTCGGCGATGCCCGTAGCTTCCGCCCGGAGGTCAGCGCCAAGATCGAGGCGGAGATGCGGGTGATCGCCAAGGGAACGGCGGATGCCTATGGCTGCGCGGTCGAGGTCAACTACACCCGCGAGTTCGTTCCGTTGATCAACGATGCGGCCCTGACCGGCCACGCCTTTGCTGCGGCGGAAACGGTGTTCGGTGCGGCGAATGTCGCAACGGCCGCCGAGCCGATGACCGGCTCCGAGGATTTCGCCCGCTTCCTCGAACACGTGCCGGGTTGTTTCGTCTTCATCGGCAATGGCGAGGCATCGGCGCCGCTGCACAATCCGCGTTACGACTTCAATGACGACGCCCTGATCTTCGGCGCGCGTTATCACGCCGAGATTGTTCGGCAGAGGCTGGCGCCCGCCGAAAGCCGGCCATGA
- a CDS encoding diaminopropionate ammonia-lyase encodes MFLANTHADFGHPLLPADADMLSLTAAARVEQQLARRPDHRETPLHALPALAEELGVAGVFVKDEGYRLGLGSFKALGGSYAVIRLVIEEAERRLGRSVDFDNLDRPEVRAIAAAQTFGCATDGNHGRSVAMGARLVGAKSVIFVHAGVSEKRIEAIAAYGAEIVRVAGTYDDSVREAARVCDENGWTVVSDTTWPGYEYIPGLVMQGYTALLSEALRQMEGPPTHVFVQAGVGGIAAATAGHLALRYGTQRPRFVVVDPARAACLYESAKADRPVKVAHGEATIMAMLECYEPSLVAWRILSRVADAFMTVDEEDAVSVMNRLARPAGSDPAIVSGESGGVGLAGLLSVARDPALRETLGLTAQSRVFVINTEGATDPERYAALVGLSPETVANTSNERG; translated from the coding sequence ATGTTTCTCGCCAATACCCATGCCGATTTCGGCCACCCGCTGTTGCCCGCGGATGCCGACATGCTGTCGCTGACAGCCGCTGCCCGCGTCGAGCAGCAGCTTGCCCGCCGCCCCGACCATCGGGAGACGCCGCTTCATGCCTTGCCGGCCTTGGCGGAAGAGCTCGGCGTTGCCGGCGTCTTCGTCAAGGACGAGGGCTATCGGCTGGGGCTTGGCAGCTTCAAGGCGCTTGGTGGGTCCTATGCGGTGATCCGGCTGGTGATCGAAGAGGCGGAACGGCGTCTCGGGCGCAGCGTCGATTTCGATAATCTGGACCGGCCCGAGGTTCGGGCGATCGCCGCCGCCCAGACTTTCGGCTGCGCCACCGATGGCAATCACGGGCGCTCGGTCGCCATGGGCGCCCGGCTTGTCGGCGCCAAATCAGTGATCTTCGTGCATGCGGGCGTCAGCGAAAAGCGCATCGAGGCGATCGCGGCCTATGGCGCCGAAATTGTCCGGGTCGCCGGGACCTATGACGATTCCGTCCGCGAGGCCGCGCGCGTCTGTGACGAAAATGGCTGGACGGTCGTCTCGGACACCACCTGGCCCGGCTACGAGTACATTCCCGGCCTGGTGATGCAGGGCTATACGGCGCTGCTGAGCGAGGCCCTGCGGCAGATGGAAGGGCCGCCGACCCATGTCTTCGTCCAGGCGGGTGTCGGCGGCATTGCCGCCGCCACGGCTGGACATCTGGCGCTACGCTATGGCACGCAGCGCCCCCGTTTCGTCGTCGTCGATCCGGCCCGCGCCGCCTGCCTCTACGAAAGCGCCAAGGCCGATCGTCCGGTCAAGGTGGCGCATGGCGAGGCGACGATCATGGCGATGCTCGAATGCTACGAGCCGTCGCTCGTCGCCTGGCGTATCCTGTCGCGTGTCGCCGATGCGTTCATGACCGTCGACGAGGAGGATGCCGTTTCGGTGATGAACCGGCTGGCGCGGCCCGCAGGCTCCGACCCGGCGATCGTGTCCGGCGAAAGCGGCGGCGTCGGCCTTGCCGGATTGCTGTCGGTTGCCCGTGATCCGGCGCTGCGGGAGACGCTCGGATTGACGGCCCAATCGCGTGTTTTCGTCATCAATACCGAGGGTGCGACCGACCCCGAGCGGTATGCCGCCCTCGTCGGCTTGTCGCCCGAGACCGTTGCAAACACATCGAACGAGAGAGGGTGA
- a CDS encoding anti-sigma factor yields the protein MSDTEFSDEILMAFADGELDEETMRRVEAALETDDELMARIAMFMETRAAASEALKPVLDEPVPDELVAKVRAMAAAASGTESAVDALTAGGDNVVAFRRPADRPASPNAGPSRFLMAMAASMLVVVGGAGGYLLRGGGLAETGALQLAGTVGPALAAILDKAASGDEVAVGEDQGTVRLVSAFEVGSGQLCREYELTQPGAPGLVSVACRKASTWQTRLAVARPEGGDGYAPASSLETVDAFLTSIGAGQPLDADAEKKALAGTK from the coding sequence ATGAGCGACACGGAATTCAGCGATGAGATCTTGATGGCGTTCGCCGACGGCGAACTCGACGAGGAGACGATGCGTCGTGTCGAGGCGGCGCTGGAAACGGACGACGAACTGATGGCGCGTATCGCGATGTTCATGGAAACGCGCGCCGCCGCAAGCGAGGCCCTGAAGCCGGTGCTCGACGAGCCGGTTCCGGACGAACTGGTTGCCAAGGTGCGGGCCATGGCGGCGGCGGCGAGTGGCACTGAAAGTGCTGTGGACGCGCTGACGGCCGGCGGCGACAATGTCGTGGCCTTCCGGCGCCCTGCGGATCGGCCCGCGTCGCCGAACGCCGGGCCTTCGCGATTTCTGATGGCGATGGCAGCGTCGATGCTGGTGGTCGTCGGCGGCGCCGGCGGCTACCTGCTTCGCGGCGGCGGACTGGCGGAGACTGGCGCCCTACAGTTGGCTGGCACAGTCGGCCCCGCGCTCGCCGCCATCCTCGACAAGGCGGCTTCGGGGGACGAAGTCGCCGTTGGTGAAGACCAGGGGACGGTCCGGCTGGTATCGGCATTCGAAGTCGGCTCGGGGCAGCTCTGCCGCGAATACGAACTCACCCAGCCCGGTGCGCCCGGCCTCGTTTCGGTCGCTTGCCGCAAGGCATCAACCTGGCAGACGCGGCTGGCCGTCGCCAGACCGGAAGGCGGAGACGGCTATGCGCCGGCCTCCTCGCTTGAGACCGTCGATGCTTTTCTGACTTCCATCGGCGCCGGGCAGCCGCTCGATGCGGACGCCGAGAAGAAGGCGCTCGCCGGCACGAAATAA
- a CDS encoding class I SAM-dependent methyltransferase has protein sequence MSNGWEESAAAWISGLGVEGDFARRFVLDVPMLERARRSGAGTVLDVGCGEGRFCRLLTAEGLSTVGIDPAGSLVGQARLLHPDGDYRIAQAEQLPFADETFDLVVAYLSLIDVADLEAAIGEMNRVLRPGGHLLIANLTSFYSASNPTGWRDGADGKRSFMIDHYMDERSDWIGWGDLRVINWHRPLSTYMSLLLGAGLQLRYFDEPLPRGGDPEQTDLFRRVPSFLVMDWQKP, from the coding sequence ATGTCAAACGGATGGGAAGAGTCGGCGGCGGCCTGGATTTCCGGGCTGGGCGTCGAAGGGGATTTTGCGCGGCGTTTCGTTCTCGATGTGCCCATGCTCGAACGGGCGCGGCGAAGCGGGGCAGGAACGGTCCTCGATGTCGGGTGCGGCGAAGGGCGGTTCTGCCGGCTGCTTACGGCGGAGGGGCTGAGCACGGTCGGCATCGATCCCGCCGGGTCGCTCGTTGGCCAGGCGAGACTCCTGCATCCGGATGGTGACTATCGTATCGCACAGGCCGAACAATTGCCTTTCGCGGACGAGACCTTCGATCTCGTCGTTGCCTATCTCAGCCTCATCGACGTTGCCGACCTGGAGGCGGCGATCGGCGAGATGAACCGGGTTCTGCGCCCAGGCGGTCATCTGCTGATCGCGAACCTGACCAGCTTCTACAGCGCCAGCAATCCGACCGGCTGGCGCGATGGCGCCGATGGCAAGCGCAGCTTCATGATCGACCATTACATGGACGAACGGTCCGATTGGATCGGCTGGGGCGATCTTCGGGTGATCAACTGGCACCGGCCGCTCAGCACCTATATGTCGCTGTTGCTGGGAGCGGGCCTGCAGTTGCGCTATTTCGACGAACCATTGCCGCGGGGCGGCGACCCGGAGCAGACGGATCTCTTTCGAAGGGTTCCCTCGTTCCTGGTCATGGACTGGCAAAAGCCGTAG
- a CDS encoding Zn-dependent hydrolase produces MPSSSIDAARLIGRIRELGDIGRDAEGRLTRLAGSDNDKVGRDRLVAWIEAAGLDVAVDRIGNIFGIWRDDANGGEAPVMLGSHIDTVINAGIYDGCYGVLAGLEVIETLKSSGATPARPIVIAAFTNEEGVRFAPDMLGSLVYAGGLPLETALATIGTDGSLLGEELERIGYAGTVEPGFLTPHAYVELHIEQGPVLQREGFAIGAVENLQGISWQRVTIDGVANHAGTTPMAMRSDAGLAAARVGLFLREHIARSNAPSVATIGTMRFEPDAINVIPSRATFTVDLRDPNEERLQALETALADFLVRIAEEEGVTIAVERLARFQPVVFDQGIVAAIEASASARGLKSRRMTSGAGHDAQMIARIAPTAMIFVPSRDGISHNPREHTEPDELVAGANVLLDVVERMVGSR; encoded by the coding sequence ATGCCATCTTCTTCCATAGATGCCGCGCGCCTGATCGGGCGTATCCGTGAGCTCGGCGACATCGGTCGCGATGCGGAGGGGCGATTGACCCGGCTCGCCGGCTCCGACAACGACAAGGTCGGTCGCGATCGTCTCGTGGCGTGGATCGAGGCGGCCGGGCTCGACGTTGCGGTCGACCGTATCGGCAACATCTTCGGCATCTGGCGCGACGACGCGAACGGCGGCGAAGCGCCGGTCATGCTCGGCTCGCACATCGATACGGTCATCAATGCCGGCATCTATGACGGTTGTTACGGCGTGCTTGCCGGATTGGAAGTGATCGAGACGCTGAAGAGCAGTGGTGCGACGCCGGCCCGGCCGATCGTCATTGCCGCCTTCACCAATGAGGAGGGTGTGCGGTTTGCGCCCGACATGCTCGGCTCGCTCGTCTATGCCGGCGGTCTGCCGCTGGAGACGGCGCTTGCGACCATCGGCACGGATGGCTCGTTGCTGGGCGAGGAACTTGAGCGGATTGGCTATGCCGGTACCGTCGAGCCGGGGTTCCTCACCCCCCACGCCTATGTCGAGCTTCATATCGAGCAGGGGCCGGTGCTGCAGCGCGAGGGCTTTGCGATCGGTGCGGTCGAGAACCTGCAGGGCATCTCCTGGCAGCGCGTGACGATCGATGGCGTCGCCAACCACGCCGGCACGACACCGATGGCGATGCGTTCCGACGCCGGTCTCGCCGCCGCCCGGGTTGGCCTGTTCCTGCGCGAACATATTGCCCGGTCGAACGCGCCGAGTGTCGCGACCATTGGCACCATGCGTTTCGAGCCCGACGCGATCAACGTCATCCCGTCGCGTGCCACCTTTACCGTCGATCTGCGCGATCCGAACGAAGAACGGCTGCAGGCGCTCGAAACGGCACTTGCGGACTTCCTTGTCCGTATCGCCGAGGAAGAGGGGGTGACGATCGCCGTCGAGCGGCTTGCACGCTTCCAGCCGGTGGTCTTCGATCAGGGCATCGTCGCAGCGATCGAGGCTTCGGCCAGCGCGCGAGGCCTCAAGAGCCGGCGCATGACCTCGGGCGCCGGCCATGACGCCCAGATGATCGCGCGCATCGCGCCGACGGCGATGATCTTCGTGCCGAGCCGCGACGGCATCAGCCACAACCCGCGTGAACACACGGAGCCGGACGAGCTCGTCGCCGGCGCCAATGTGTTGCTCGACGTGGTCGAGCGGATGGTGGGGAGTCGCTAG
- a CDS encoding RNA polymerase sigma factor: MTDPTIAFGERLVAFLPNLRRFAISLCRSRDVADDLVQAACEKALAGSDRFEEGTRFDAWMFRILRNLWIDQLRRQKTAGPTEEIEAQAELAVPSGEAGSEARMALKSVAAAIDDLVLEQREVLILTCVEELSYKEAAEVLGIPIGTVMSRLARARKNLAEATGIEPPVARSQDMRGGTR, translated from the coding sequence ATGACGGACCCGACCATCGCCTTCGGTGAGCGCCTGGTCGCGTTTCTCCCGAACCTGCGCCGCTTTGCCATTTCGCTTTGCCGGTCGCGGGATGTGGCCGACGACCTGGTGCAGGCGGCTTGCGAAAAGGCGCTTGCCGGTTCGGATCGTTTCGAAGAAGGCACGCGTTTCGACGCGTGGATGTTCCGTATCCTGCGCAACCTGTGGATCGACCAGCTGCGCCGGCAGAAGACCGCCGGTCCGACGGAGGAGATCGAGGCGCAGGCCGAACTCGCCGTCCCCTCCGGCGAAGCCGGGAGCGAGGCGCGCATGGCGCTGAAGAGCGTGGCGGCTGCGATCGACGACCTGGTGCTCGAACAGCGGGAAGTGCTGATCCTCACCTGCGTCGAGGAGCTTTCCTACAAGGAGGCCGCCGAGGTCCTCGGCATTCCGATCGGAACCGTCATGAGCAGGCTTGCCCGGGCGCGTAAAAATCTTGCGGAGGCGACAGGAATAGAACCGCCGGTCGCGCGTTCACAGGACATGAGAGGCGGGACAAGATGA
- the thiC gene encoding phosphomethylpyrimidine synthase ThiC, giving the protein MNIATKTAALAVTQGPLPASRKIHKPGVLHPDIRVPMREIALHPTSGEQPVTVYDSSGAYTADGAEIRIEDGLPRLRRNWIVDRGDVETYEGRTVRPEDNGFVSGDRLTPTFPFQHAPLKATGGRAVTQLAYARAGIITPEMEFVAIRENLGRDAARAKVRDGESFGAHVPDHVTPEFVRQEIASGRAILPANINHPESEPMIIGRNFLVKINANIGNSAVTSSMAEEVEKMVWATRWGADTVMDLSTGRNIHNIREWIIRNSPVPIGTVPLYQALEKVNGIAEDLTWEVYRDTLIEQAEQGVDYFTIHAGVRLHYIPLTVDRVTGIVSRGGSIMAKWCLHHHRESFLYEHFEEICDICRAYDVSFSLGDGLRPGSIADANDAAQFAELETLGELTKIAWAKDCQVMIEGPGHVPMHKIKENMDKQLAVCGEAPFYTLGPLTTDIAPGYDHITSGIGAAMIGWFGTAMLCYVTPKEHLGLPDRNDVKVGVITYKIAAHAADLAKGHPAAQVRDDALSRARFEFRWEDQFNLSLDPETARNFHDETLPKEAHKVAHFCSMCGPKFCSMRISHDIRAEAQKEGLEAMAAKYREGGDLYMPVEKAAGAAE; this is encoded by the coding sequence ATGAATATTGCCACCAAAACCGCAGCCCTCGCGGTCACGCAAGGCCCGCTTCCGGCCTCCCGAAAGATCCACAAGCCGGGCGTTCTTCATCCGGATATCCGCGTGCCAATGCGCGAGATTGCTCTGCACCCGACCTCGGGCGAGCAACCGGTCACGGTCTATGACTCCTCCGGCGCGTACACCGCCGACGGTGCCGAGATCCGCATCGAGGACGGCCTGCCGCGGCTTCGCCGCAACTGGATCGTCGATCGCGGCGATGTCGAGACCTATGAGGGACGCACCGTCCGCCCCGAAGACAACGGCTTTGTGAGCGGCGACCGGCTGACACCGACCTTCCCGTTCCAGCATGCGCCGCTGAAGGCCACGGGTGGCCGGGCAGTGACGCAGCTTGCCTATGCCCGCGCCGGCATCATCACGCCGGAGATGGAGTTCGTGGCGATCCGCGAGAACCTCGGCCGCGACGCGGCGCGCGCGAAGGTCCGCGACGGCGAAAGCTTCGGCGCCCACGTTCCCGATCACGTGACGCCGGAATTCGTGCGCCAGGAAATCGCCAGCGGCCGGGCGATCCTGCCCGCCAACATCAACCACCCGGAATCCGAACCGATGATCATCGGCCGGAACTTCCTGGTGAAGATCAACGCCAATATCGGCAACTCCGCCGTCACCTCGTCGATGGCCGAGGAAGTCGAGAAGATGGTCTGGGCGACGCGCTGGGGTGCTGACACGGTCATGGACCTTTCGACCGGCCGCAACATCCACAACATCCGCGAATGGATCATCCGCAACTCGCCGGTTCCGATCGGCACCGTACCGCTCTACCAGGCGCTGGAAAAGGTCAACGGCATTGCCGAGGACCTCACCTGGGAAGTCTATCGCGACACGCTGATCGAGCAGGCCGAGCAGGGCGTCGACTATTTCACCATCCATGCCGGCGTCCGCCTGCACTACATCCCGCTCACCGTCGACCGCGTCACCGGCATCGTGTCACGCGGCGGCTCGATCATGGCCAAGTGGTGTCTGCATCATCATCGTGAGAGCTTCCTCTACGAGCATTTCGAGGAGATCTGCGACATCTGCCGCGCCTATGACGTCTCCTTCTCGCTCGGCGACGGCCTGCGCCCGGGCTCGATCGCCGACGCCAACGACGCGGCACAATTCGCCGAACTCGAAACGCTCGGCGAACTCACCAAGATCGCCTGGGCCAAGGATTGTCAGGTCATGATCGAAGGCCCCGGCCACGTGCCGATGCACAAGATCAAGGAGAACATGGACAAGCAGCTCGCGGTCTGCGGCGAGGCGCCGTTCTATACGCTCGGACCGCTGACGACGGACATCGCACCCGGCTACGACCACATCACGTCCGGCATCGGTGCTGCGATGATCGGCTGGTTCGGCACCGCCATGCTCTGCTATGTCACGCCGAAGGAGCATCTCGGCCTGCCTGACCGCAACGACGTCAAGGTCGGCGTCATCACCTACAAGATCGCCGCCCATGCCGCCGATCTCGCCAAGGGTCACCCGGCAGCCCAGGTGCGCGACGACGCGCTGTCGCGCGCCCGCTTCGAGTTCCGCTGGGAGGACCAGTTCAACCTCTCGCTCGACCCGGAAACAGCCCGCAATTTTCACGACGAGACCCTGCCGAAGGAGGCGCACAAGGTCGCGCATTTCTGCTCCATGTGTGGCCCGAAATTCTGTTCCATGCGGATCTCGCACGACATCCGGGCCGAGGCGCAGAAGGAAGGGCTGGAGGCGATGGCTGCGAAGTACCGCGAGGGCGGCGACCTCTACATGCCGGTGGAAAAGGCGGCTGGCGCGGCCGAGTAG